In a genomic window of Mesoplasma tabanidae:
- a CDS encoding HNH endonuclease — MIINKLNKDIFDSNGDKIGNIDIYTLKKIIISYKLFFDYKKEDKNNIYIKNINSKVNLSLILDCYYYSKFSKKAISKILQDSKIQTINEIEYSIPENFKNNKFTFSELYYVLNAYLKINREYWNINSNFDFLIAIDDYLNSDSSGQRTIDSFVFKVGNLYFFDSLGMIKYKNNAGAWAGGATTWGNKKINNFKTFMELDDLEKEQLSKKRISNILLNDKVLLNLFYGLEPFEQFDEYIKREDYIEAKNIQSILYKKYEELKNNDLFINEEDKKRLIEILTRDSNQQKKWKKNLIKKNGEKCSINNCNFKIKELLIASHIKPYSKCVKKEAYDVNNGLILCPEHDALFDKKYISFSDSGELIINMKKLKVEDFIKNESKLNNNIINNELISYLRYHRKEECKI, encoded by the coding sequence ATGATAATTAATAAATTAAATAAAGACATCTTTGACAGTAATGGGGATAAAATAGGAAACATTGATATATACACATTAAAAAAAATAATTATTAGCTATAAGCTTTTTTTTGATTATAAAAAAGAAGATAAAAATAACATATATATAAAAAATATAAACTCTAAAGTTAATTTATCGCTAATTTTAGATTGTTATTATTATTCTAAATTTAGTAAAAAAGCAATAAGTAAAATTTTGCAAGATAGCAAAATACAAACAATTAATGAAATAGAATATAGCATACCTGAAAATTTTAAAAATAATAAGTTTACCTTTAGCGAACTTTACTATGTTTTGAATGCGTATTTAAAAATAAATAGAGAATATTGAAATATTAATAGTAATTTTGACTTTCTAATTGCAATTGATGATTACTTGAATTCTGATTCATCAGGTCAAAGAACTATTGATTCATTTGTTTTTAAAGTCGGTAATCTATATTTTTTTGATTCATTAGGAATGATAAAGTATAAAAATAATGCAGGTGCTTGAGCAGGTGGGGCAACAACATGAGGAAATAAAAAAATAAATAACTTTAAAACATTTATGGAACTTGATGATCTTGAGAAAGAACAATTATCAAAAAAAAGAATTTCAAATATACTATTAAATGATAAGGTATTGTTAAATTTATTTTATGGTTTAGAACCATTTGAGCAATTTGACGAATATATTAAAAGAGAAGATTACATTGAAGCAAAAAATATACAAAGTATTTTATACAAAAAATATGAGGAACTAAAAAATAATGATTTGTTTATAAATGAAGAAGATAAAAAGAGATTAATTGAAATTTTAACAAGAGATTCGAATCAACAAAAAAAATGAAAGAAAAATTTAATTAAAAAGAATGGTGAAAAATGTTCAATTAATAATTGTAATTTTAAAATTAAAGAACTTTTAATAGCAAGTCATATTAAACCTTATTCTAAGTGCGTAAAAAAAGAAGCTTATGATGTTAATAATGGTTTAATATTATGTCCTGAACACGATGCGCTTTTTGATAAGAAGTATATTTCTTTTTCAGATAGTGGAGAATTAATAATTAACATGAAAAAACTTAAAGTTGAAGATTTTATAAAAAATGAATCAAAACTTAACAATAATATAATAAACAATGAACTAATAAGTTATCTTAGATATCACAGAAAGGAAGAGTGCAAGATATAA
- the udk gene encoding uridine kinase: MQTKKVTLILIAGGTASGKTTVADRIANEILKGKSVTHISMDNYYKDFGDLTLEERRKINFDHPNSVDTELLLNDLNALKDYQPIKMFVYDFKTSSRTNETITVKPSDVVILDGIFALAIKEIRKLGNIKIFIKTANDLRFIRRLQRDVNERGRSLESVIDQYLNEVKPMHDAFIGPSIEYADLIIPYKEGNDVAVDLVATKILSLVGNKNDN, from the coding sequence ATGCAAACAAAGAAAGTAACATTAATACTTATTGCTGGAGGAACTGCTTCTGGTAAAACTACAGTTGCAGATAGAATTGCAAATGAAATTCTTAAAGGTAAATCAGTAACTCATATTTCAATGGATAATTATTACAAAGACTTCGGAGATTTGACTTTAGAAGAAAGACGAAAAATTAATTTTGACCATCCAAATAGTGTCGATACAGAATTATTATTAAATGACCTAAATGCATTAAAAGATTATCAACCTATAAAAATGTTTGTTTATGATTTTAAAACTTCATCAAGAACAAATGAAACAATAACAGTTAAACCTAGTGACGTTGTTATACTTGACGGAATCTTTGCATTGGCGATAAAAGAAATAAGAAAACTTGGTAATATTAAAATATTCATTAAAACAGCAAATGATTTAAGATTTATTAGACGTTTACAAAGAGACGTTAATGAAAGAGGCAGATCATTAGAAAGTGTTATTGATCAATATTTAAATGAAGTTAAACCAATGCATGATGCATTCATAGGTCCAAGCATTGAATATGCTGATTTAATCATTCCTTATAAAGAAGGTAATGATGTTGCAGTTGATTTAGTGGCAACAAAAATACTTAGTTTGGTAGGCAATAAAAATGATAATTAA
- a CDS encoding tyrosine-type recombinase/integrase, with the protein MNYEKYIIFLRKNNYSKNTITTYENILKKYAIYFHNISLLKKQLKKYFEVPNTAWTHYNVICSYMKWSNDKRLNKMKELKLPKIPKKYMEVFTKEYLYSKTEINSFDDEITRQKKITLRFLFETGLRASELFTVEYINEQYIRVLGKGNKIRDVLHNNYTTINMKPFLYTTKTLRLWVKEILGKEFTPHSIRRSFATHMLIKGANPKMVMSQLGHEKIETTFRYLNLSLEENWKIYSSYL; encoded by the coding sequence ATGAATTATGAAAAATATATTATTTTTTTGCGAAAAAATAATTATTCAAAAAACACAATAACAACTTATGAAAATATACTTAAAAAATATGCAATATATTTTCACAATATAAGTTTGTTAAAAAAGCAACTAAAAAAATATTTTGAAGTACCAAACACAGCATGGACTCACTATAATGTTATTTGTTCTTATATGAAATGATCAAATGATAAACGACTAAATAAAATGAAAGAATTAAAATTACCAAAAATACCTAAAAAATATATGGAAGTTTTTACTAAGGAATATCTTTATTCAAAAACTGAAATAAATTCTTTTGATGATGAAATTACTAGACAAAAGAAAATAACTTTGAGATTTTTATTTGAAACGGGTTTAAGAGCTTCTGAACTTTTCACTGTTGAATATATAAATGAACAATACATACGAGTTCTTGGAAAAGGTAATAAAATAAGAGATGTTTTGCATAATAATTATACAACTATTAATATGAAACCATTTTTATACACTACAAAAACCCTTAGATTATGAGTTAAAGAAATTTTGGGAAAAGAATTTACGCCCCATTCAATAAGAAGAAGTTTTGCTACACATATGTTAATTAAAGGAGCTAATCCAAAAATGGTAATGTCTCAACTTGGACATGAAAAAATAGAAACAACTTTTAGATATTTAAATTTATCATTAGAAGAAAATTGAAAAATATACAGCAGCTATTTATAG
- a CDS encoding RsmE family RNA methyltransferase, giving the protein MFRYFVEIKKDNNFIINNSDVHHIKNVVKLKENEIIECVYEKEVYQTKIIDLTLDNTVVVEIINKVETIISNIKKVLIAGVLREQKWDYLLQKSTELGVDEIIPVIFKRNVVKIDEKKIDQKLQRWQAICDTAAKQAKRTTIPVVNNLITNLKDLKNNLCDLNLVAWEEEKNMELKTYLSQDFNSISFIIGCEGGIDVSEIKILHEIGFKNVSLGTNILRAETAPTYVLSSLIYENK; this is encoded by the coding sequence ATGTTTAGATATTTTGTAGAAATTAAAAAAGATAATAATTTTATTATTAATAATAGTGATGTTCATCATATTAAAAATGTTGTTAAATTAAAAGAAAATGAAATTATTGAATGTGTTTATGAAAAAGAAGTTTATCAAACAAAAATTATAGATTTAACTTTAGATAATACTGTAGTGGTTGAAATTATTAATAAAGTAGAAACAATAATAAGTAATATTAAAAAAGTTTTAATAGCTGGAGTTTTAAGAGAACAAAAATGAGATTATTTATTACAAAAATCAACAGAACTTGGAGTTGATGAAATAATACCAGTTATTTTTAAGAGAAATGTAGTTAAAATTGATGAAAAAAAGATTGATCAAAAATTACAAAGATGACAAGCGATTTGTGACACCGCAGCTAAACAAGCAAAAAGAACAACAATTCCTGTTGTCAATAATTTAATAACTAACTTAAAAGATTTAAAAAATAACTTATGCGATTTAAATCTTGTTGCTTGAGAAGAAGAAAAAAATATGGAACTTAAAACATATTTATCACAAGACTTCAATTCAATTAGTTTCATTATTGGGTGTGAAGGTGGAATTGATGTTAGTGAAATTAAAATTCTACATGAAATAGGTTTTAAAAATGTTAGTCTAGGAACTAATATACTAAGAGCAGAAACAGCACCAACATATGTATTAAGTAGTTTAATTTATGAAAATAAATAA
- a CDS encoding HNH endonuclease signature motif containing protein, which translates to MEKNKNKYQNFWNGKVIQQDDSEFQEIQADSLKVVDSLIREIAEDGLFQITGISSKINNKFKQNDEHTLNLNYMGNHFKLNLVKIKNSGIEKNHNKRLHIKVNKEINDEPFFLLGILNIGDDYISTLSNRINEKYKNKIKHAKNSKNNSSWWIGFENIKKIVNSKSEIAEENTGLRTFIFDPKLVINLLKNNLENFKFNKGTTLDSLFLDDFVDLNVDNLIPDFNYETDVLNLDNKIKLKRDHNLVLDFLKKNQICFICKTTDTFINRSNGLKYFEVHHFIPYNYETQMNYKKTLDSELNLISLCPLCHRKIHLSEEIEAIKIIEEIYFKKVDPDFIKIYKESDLTKIIEQYKNTFNFKE; encoded by the coding sequence ATGGAAAAAAATAAAAATAAATACCAAAATTTTTGAAATGGCAAAGTTATACAACAAGACGATTCTGAATTTCAGGAAATTCAGGCAGATTCATTAAAAGTTGTAGATAGTTTAATTAGAGAAATCGCTGAGGATGGTTTATTTCAAATTACAGGAATAAGTTCGAAAATAAACAATAAATTTAAGCAAAATGATGAACATACATTAAATTTAAACTATATGGGCAATCATTTTAAATTAAATCTAGTCAAAATAAAAAATTCAGGAATAGAAAAAAATCACAATAAAAGACTGCATATTAAAGTAAATAAAGAAATAAATGACGAACCTTTTTTTCTTTTAGGTATTTTGAATATAGGTGATGACTATATATCAACACTTTCAAATAGAATAAATGAAAAATACAAAAATAAAATTAAACACGCTAAAAATAGTAAAAACAATTCATCGTGATGAATAGGATTTGAAAATATTAAAAAAATTGTTAATAGTAAAAGTGAAATAGCTGAAGAAAATACTGGTTTAAGAACTTTTATTTTTGATCCTAAACTTGTAATTAATTTATTGAAAAATAATTTAGAAAATTTTAAGTTCAATAAAGGTACAACTTTAGATAGTTTATTTTTGGATGATTTTGTTGATTTAAATGTAGATAATTTAATACCGGATTTTAACTATGAAACAGATGTTTTAAATTTAGATAATAAAATAAAACTAAAAAGAGATCATAATTTAGTGCTAGATTTTCTAAAGAAAAATCAGATTTGTTTTATTTGCAAAACAACTGATACTTTTATAAATAGAAGTAATGGATTAAAATATTTTGAAGTTCATCATTTTATACCATACAATTATGAAACTCAAATGAACTATAAAAAGACACTAGACAGTGAATTAAATTTAATTTCATTATGTCCGCTTTGTCATAGAAAAATTCATCTTTCTGAAGAAATTGAAGCAATTAAAATCATAGAAGAAATTTATTTTAAAAAAGTAGATCCAGATTTTATCAAAATTTATAAAGAAAGCGATTTAACAAAAATAATAGAACAATACAAAAACACTTTTAATTTCAAGGAGTAA
- a CDS encoding ATP-binding protein, translated as MSKNIIDLQPSTNIYATYQRYSYKPPYAVAEFVDNSTASYFNNEQKLENFYKKNNKEYSLRIYIIYGTNEKGQRYLRIRDNAMGMELEEFKRAITLANPPEDRQGRNEFGMGLKTAACWFSKKWTVKTSKLGSKNEYNFTLDIEKMSNTNNHNFEMEYETIEVNAGAHYTEIILENLNKYFASKNEKEKLVNHLTGMYRKDILSKKIKIYWIEDKNGEYWTDIEGKRFENDQLKMIEPFDFKEPELRYLKNNEIKGVNEGLLKKEISFSVINPNNSKEYHVYGYVGILKVGSRTNSGFALLRRGRVIEGALADGYRPKELVGDASTFAYQRIIGELNLDNFPVNQAKDSFSWDDGLEEIFKYKLREEIDEYIKIASNLRKVEPAKKVSDINAKLTQESQNKSIQMIQNTIESNILDNNSEFKKVVLEKQENLNSVYSFETVSQTKKLNFMVNDSESPKNWIDIKIDKNENYTVILNIEHKALKPFSEKAEFIIFMKTFTTAYAASLFILENENNSKMIDSRKLTRQINDMLLEYSESETQ; from the coding sequence ATGAGCAAAAATATAATAGATTTACAACCATCAACAAATATATATGCAACATATCAAAGATATTCTTATAAACCACCTTATGCTGTCGCAGAATTTGTGGATAATTCAACAGCAAGTTATTTTAATAATGAACAAAAGTTAGAAAATTTTTATAAAAAGAACAATAAAGAATATTCTTTAAGAATATATATTATTTATGGAACAAATGAAAAAGGGCAAAGATATTTAAGAATAAGGGATAACGCCATGGGGATGGAGTTAGAAGAATTTAAAAGAGCTATTACTTTGGCAAATCCCCCAGAAGACAGACAAGGTAGAAATGAATTTGGAATGGGTTTAAAAACAGCAGCATGCTGATTTTCAAAAAAATGAACTGTTAAAACTTCAAAATTAGGTTCAAAAAATGAGTATAATTTTACACTAGATATAGAAAAAATGAGTAATACAAATAATCACAATTTTGAAATGGAATATGAAACAATTGAAGTTAATGCAGGTGCTCACTACACTGAAATAATTCTTGAAAATTTAAATAAATATTTTGCAAGTAAAAATGAAAAAGAAAAACTTGTAAATCATCTAACAGGAATGTATAGAAAAGATATACTTTCCAAAAAAATAAAAATTTATTGAATAGAAGATAAGAATGGTGAATATTGAACAGACATAGAAGGCAAAAGATTTGAAAACGATCAACTTAAAATGATAGAACCATTTGATTTTAAAGAACCCGAACTAAGATATCTTAAAAACAATGAAATTAAAGGGGTTAATGAAGGTTTACTTAAAAAGGAAATATCATTTTCAGTTATTAATCCAAATAATAGTAAGGAATATCATGTTTATGGTTATGTTGGAATTTTAAAAGTAGGTTCTAGAACTAATTCCGGTTTTGCATTATTAAGAAGGGGAAGAGTAATAGAAGGAGCATTAGCTGATGGTTATAGACCAAAAGAATTGGTTGGAGATGCCTCTACATTTGCATATCAAAGAATAATCGGTGAATTAAATTTAGATAATTTCCCAGTCAATCAAGCAAAGGACAGTTTCAGCTGAGATGATGGACTTGAAGAAATATTTAAATATAAATTAAGAGAAGAAATTGACGAATATATAAAAATAGCATCAAACCTTAGAAAAGTAGAACCTGCTAAAAAGGTTTCTGATATAAATGCTAAATTAACTCAAGAAAGTCAAAATAAAAGTATTCAAATGATACAAAATACAATAGAATCAAATATCTTAGATAACAATTCAGAATTTAAAAAAGTTGTTTTAGAAAAGCAAGAAAATTTAAACTCAGTTTATTCATTTGAAACTGTTTCGCAAACTAAAAAATTAAATTTTATGGTTAATGATTCTGAATCACCTAAAAATTGAATTGATATAAAAATAGATAAAAACGAAAACTATACAGTTATTTTAAATATAGAACATAAAGCATTGAAACCTTTTTCTGAAAAAGCTGAATTCATAATATTTATGAAAACTTTTACAACAGCCTATGCTGCATCTCTTTTTATTTTAGAAAATGAAAATAATAGTAAAATGATAGATTCAAGAAAATTAACAAGACAGATAAATGATATGCTTCTTGAATACTCAGAAAGTGAAACACAATAA
- a CDS encoding restriction endonuclease subunit S — protein sequence MAIYKLGDICKVKRGSSPRPISQWLTKEKCLRWAKISDLESNSISTTKEFVHLSWENKGLIGLRNDLFITNSATPGVPFLQLTDEKIAYHDGFLSLKPNENIVLKKYLLYKLIIDRPRLIQLGNGAVFVNLSSEILKNWLLDLPSLKEQQKIIDIIEPIENLFLKYSNCVRIDSFNNCKEDVKKIIDIIEPFEVLKEKNQKLLNLILKLITENSENIIANDLESNKLEIYQQKEEKFTEGFYSQTADIGNFNNKIKKQQYYSKLPSRAKLRVQENTLYISKLLGERKILFSSLNKDLIISNGMWGIKSDSKFKFSNLSFFMSNYFYNKKKLFSTGTTMVGLNDQGLKKIINEVKIIHDLETEKLLEKLFNMLSISSEIDNKVDKLIDASLKLLIK from the coding sequence ATGGCTATTTATAAACTTGGAGACATTTGCAAAGTTAAAAGAGGTTCTTCACCTAGGCCTATTTCTCAATGGTTGACTAAAGAAAAATGTTTAAGATGAGCTAAAATTTCTGACCTAGAAAGTAACTCAATTTCGACTACTAAAGAGTTTGTACATCTTTCTTGAGAAAACAAAGGTTTAATAGGTTTAAGAAATGATTTATTTATAACTAATTCAGCTACTCCTGGAGTGCCATTTTTACAATTAACTGATGAAAAAATTGCTTATCATGATGGTTTTTTAAGTCTAAAACCGAATGAAAATATAGTTTTAAAAAAATATCTTTTGTACAAGTTAATTATTGATAGACCTAGATTAATTCAGTTGGGCAATGGTGCTGTTTTTGTAAATCTTTCATCTGAAATATTGAAAAATTGATTATTAGATTTGCCTTCTTTAAAAGAACAGCAAAAAATAATTGATATTATTGAACCTATTGAAAATTTGTTTTTAAAATATAGCAATTGTGTAAGAATTGATAGTTTTAACAACTGTAAAGAAGATGTTAAAAAAATAATTGATATTATTGAACCTTTTGAAGTTTTAAAAGAAAAAAATCAAAAATTATTAAATTTAATATTAAAACTTATAACAGAAAATTCGGAAAATATAATTGCAAATGACTTAGAATCAAACAAGTTAGAAATATATCAACAAAAAGAAGAAAAATTTACTGAGGGATTTTATTCTCAAACAGCAGATATTGGAAATTTTAACAATAAAATAAAAAAACAACAATATTATTCAAAATTACCTTCAAGAGCAAAATTAAGAGTGCAAGAAAATACTTTGTATATATCAAAATTGCTAGGAGAAAGAAAAATTTTATTTTCAAGTTTAAATAAGGATTTAATTATTTCAAATGGAATGTGGGGCATTAAGAGCGATTCAAAGTTTAAATTTTCCAATTTGTCGTTTTTTATGTCCAATTATTTTTACAATAAGAAAAAATTATTTTCAACAGGAACAACAATGGTTGGCTTAAATGATCAAGGTCTTAAAAAAATAATAAATGAAGTTAAAATAATTCATGATCTTGAAACTGAAAAATTATTAGAAAAATTATTTAATATGTTATCAATTTCATCAGAGATTGATAACAAAGTGGATAAACTAATTGACGCATCGTTAAAACTTTTAATTAAATAA
- a CDS encoding J domain-containing protein has protein sequence MLKDNASFINYLKIQEQLKVELLFLYEHFSNKTINLTNKLSFEIQNIENNINQFTDTDFSSSIYKEFKLKVLMNQNIIENKIKSIDENFKKIDLKKIEQLMNEIIYKLNENYILTIKKLKQFILSKYEIDFETIQINFSNKKNRFEDFSQKNILGSNSSGDFWSYEILGISLNASDMQIKQAYKTLAKKYHPDNNKDPEAEEMMKLINKAYNILKGKE, from the coding sequence ATGTTAAAAGATAATGCTAGTTTTATTAATTACTTAAAAATACAAGAGCAACTTAAAGTAGAGTTGCTCTTTCTTTATGAACATTTTTCAAATAAAACTATTAATTTAACAAATAAGTTATCATTTGAAATACAAAATATTGAAAACAACATTAATCAATTTACAGATACTGATTTTTCATCAAGTATATACAAGGAATTTAAATTAAAAGTTTTAATGAATCAAAATATCATTGAAAACAAAATAAAATCAATTGATGAAAACTTCAAAAAAATTGATTTAAAAAAAATTGAACAGTTAATGAATGAAATAATTTACAAATTAAATGAAAATTACATTTTAACTATCAAGAAACTAAAACAATTTATATTAAGCAAATATGAAATTGATTTTGAAACAATTCAAATTAATTTTTCTAATAAAAAGAATAGATTTGAAGATTTCTCACAAAAAAATATATTAGGTTCAAATTCAAGTGGTGATTTCTGATCTTATGAAATACTAGGAATTAGTTTAAATGCTTCAGATATGCAAATCAAACAGGCTTATAAAACATTAGCTAAGAAATATCATCCCGATAATAATAAAGATCCAGAAGCAGAAGAAATGATGAAATTGATAAATAAGGCATATAATATATTAAAAGGAAAAGAATAA
- the dcm gene encoding DNA (cytosine-5-)-methyltransferase, giving the protein MEIKFIDLFSGIGGFHKAAVRALNSDKNRTVCVLASEIDEKAKEVYQYNYGIASDKIKNIREIKSSEIPDHDFLFAGFPCQTFSNAGKRLGFLDEIRGTLFFEIARILKEKKPNFFILENVKHLVNHNNGETFSVILNTIKELGYVTTEKKLVISAEKVGVPQKRERVYILGVRKELVATEYLKTPELKKVNQKEMKILENKYDERYILSDEKIIRAINAWGEFLKKIVKKDNRTLPPIWFDEMTMPKEKREKALIGIKDWRKKYLLDMWDIYDRNKEFIDKWSKIHEVDKFAKREKKFEWQAGIDNVNIEESIIQLRQSGIRCKKSDSFQTLVAIVQIPLVFDKKFHRWRYLSTKEVGKLQSFYSVDDNKKFVDYSSIKRDGTFRSDYITYKQFGNSINVEVVKQLIEHLWENYGKK; this is encoded by the coding sequence ATGGAAATTAAATTTATAGATCTTTTTTCTGGTATTGGTGGATTTCATAAAGCCGCTGTAAGAGCATTAAATAGTGATAAAAATAGAACCGTTTGCGTATTAGCCAGTGAAATTGATGAAAAGGCAAAAGAAGTTTATCAATATAATTACGGTATTGCATCTGACAAAATAAAAAATATAAGAGAAATAAAATCATCAGAAATTCCTGATCATGATTTTCTCTTTGCTGGTTTTCCATGTCAAACGTTTTCTAACGCAGGTAAGCGTTTAGGTTTTTTAGATGAAATTAGAGGAACTCTGTTTTTTGAAATAGCTAGAATATTGAAAGAAAAAAAACCTAATTTTTTTATTTTAGAAAATGTTAAACATTTAGTTAACCACAACAATGGTGAAACATTTTCAGTTATTTTGAATACCATCAAAGAATTGGGTTATGTAACAACAGAAAAAAAACTGGTTATTTCAGCTGAAAAAGTCGGTGTTCCACAAAAAAGAGAAAGAGTATACATATTAGGTGTAAGAAAAGAATTAGTTGCTACAGAATATTTGAAAACTCCTGAACTTAAAAAAGTTAATCAAAAGGAAATGAAGATATTAGAAAATAAATATGATGAAAGATATATATTATCTGACGAAAAAATTATTAGAGCTATTAATGCTTGAGGAGAATTTCTTAAAAAAATCGTTAAAAAAGATAATAGAACATTGCCTCCAATATGGTTTGATGAAATGACAATGCCAAAAGAAAAAAGAGAGAAAGCTCTTATTGGTATAAAAGACTGGAGAAAAAAATATTTGTTAGATATGTGAGATATATATGACAGAAACAAAGAATTTATAGATAAATGGTCAAAAATTCATGAAGTTGATAAATTTGCTAAAAGAGAGAAAAAATTTGAATGACAAGCTGGTATTGATAACGTCAATATAGAAGAAAGTATCATTCAGTTAAGACAGTCTGGAATTAGATGTAAAAAATCAGATTCATTTCAAACTTTAGTGGCTATTGTTCAAATTCCTCTGGTTTTTGATAAAAAATTTCATAGATGAAGATATTTAAGCACTAAAGAAGTTGGTAAACTTCAATCATTTTATTCAGTTGATGATAATAAAAAGTTCGTTGATTATTCATCAATAAAAAGAGATGGAACTTTTAGAAGTGATTATATAACATATAAACAATTTGGTAATTCAATTAATGTTGAGGTTGTAAAACAATTAATAGAACATTTGTGAGAAAATTATGGAAAAAAATAA